A section of the Roseovarius sp. W115 genome encodes:
- a CDS encoding double zinc ribbon domain-containing protein, with the protein MSTAVQTALRIVYPPRCLLCGDLVDSDFGLCGGCWRETPLISGLVCDLCGVPLPGDEDATVAHCDKCLTTARPWSKGRAALVYKDNARRLVLALKHGDRHDVVHLVRSWMIQAASSLVQPSTVVVPVPLHWSRMLKRKYNQSALMAQGVAQSYDCELCPDALTRGYRTPVLDGLGFEERFQALDSAISPHPKKFSVLKGAKVLLVDDVMTSGATLSACAQACLSAGADEIFVLVLARVAPDI; encoded by the coding sequence ATCTCAACCGCAGTACAAACCGCACTTCGGATAGTTTATCCGCCACGCTGTCTTTTGTGCGGAGACCTTGTCGATAGCGATTTTGGCCTGTGTGGTGGGTGCTGGCGCGAGACTCCATTGATTTCAGGGCTGGTTTGTGACCTCTGCGGTGTGCCTTTGCCAGGAGACGAAGATGCCACAGTTGCTCACTGCGACAAGTGTTTGACGACCGCTCGACCTTGGAGCAAGGGGCGTGCAGCCCTTGTTTACAAGGATAACGCAAGACGTCTCGTGCTTGCCCTGAAACATGGTGATAGGCATGACGTTGTTCATCTTGTCCGAAGTTGGATGATTCAGGCCGCATCGTCATTGGTACAGCCATCGACCGTGGTTGTGCCCGTGCCGTTGCACTGGTCGCGGATGTTGAAGCGCAAATACAACCAATCCGCTCTCATGGCGCAGGGTGTTGCGCAATCTTATGATTGCGAGCTCTGTCCGGATGCTCTGACCAGAGGATATAGAACGCCGGTTTTGGATGGTTTGGGTTTTGAAGAGCGCTTCCAAGCGCTGGATAGTGCGATTTCACCTCACCCAAAGAAATTTTCGGTTCTGAAGGGTGCCAAGGTGCTGTTGGTTGACGATGTCATGACATCGGGCGCGACACTTTCCGCCTGTGCGCAAGCATGTTTGAGCGCCGGTGCTGATGAAATTTTCGTGTTGGTACTGGCGCGCGTGGCACCAGACATCTAA
- the grxC gene encoding glutaredoxin 3 — MKTVEIYTSPLCGFCHAAKRLLTQKGASFSEVDVLKNPDRKPEMIQRANGGRTVPQIFIGGTHVGGCDDLYALDRAGKLDSLLAA; from the coding sequence ATGAAAACTGTCGAAATCTATACATCCCCTCTCTGTGGCTTTTGTCATGCGGCTAAACGCCTGCTTACCCAGAAAGGCGCAAGCTTTTCGGAAGTTGACGTTCTGAAAAACCCAGATCGGAAACCGGAAATGATCCAGCGCGCGAATGGTGGCCGCACTGTGCCTCAGATCTTCATTGGTGGGACACATGTCGGCGGATGCGACGACCTCTACGCCCTTGATCGAGCGGGGAAACTCGACTCACTTCTGGCGGCATGA
- a CDS encoding L,D-transpeptidase, translating to MNDMAFETKKTLSRRGFLAGTAATIGLPALAQDVDGAGSVLLEKDVKTTVSRNISSFRSLDWRPYFSNLNNGAVLVDISSRALHFWGADGQTYKLYPSSVPLSEELTRRGRTKVVRKIVGPDWRPTPSMLKRNPEWPSYIPPGPDNPLGTHALYLSWTYYRIHGTHDTRKIGRKSSNGCIGLYNEHIAELFSLTKVGTQVLLI from the coding sequence ATGAATGATATGGCATTCGAGACAAAGAAAACATTGAGTCGTCGTGGGTTTCTTGCAGGCACCGCGGCTACAATTGGGCTACCTGCCCTGGCGCAAGATGTAGACGGAGCGGGCAGCGTGCTGCTCGAAAAAGATGTTAAGACGACAGTTAGTCGGAATATTTCAAGCTTTCGGTCACTGGACTGGCGTCCCTATTTTTCGAATCTGAATAATGGCGCAGTGTTGGTAGATATATCATCACGTGCGCTTCATTTTTGGGGCGCAGATGGTCAAACCTACAAACTTTACCCGTCCAGCGTGCCGCTGAGTGAGGAACTTACACGCCGTGGGCGAACTAAAGTGGTCCGCAAGATTGTGGGACCCGATTGGCGCCCGACACCCTCAATGCTTAAACGCAATCCTGAGTGGCCGTCATATATCCCTCCAGGCCCAGATAACCCACTGGGAACACATGCGCTTTACCTAAGTTGGACGTATTACCGGATTCACGGAACACATGACACGCGCAAAATTGGGCGGAAGTCATCCAATGGATGTATTGGGCTTTACAATGAGCATATTGCAGAGCTTTTCAGCCTGACCAAAGTAGGCACTCAGGTGTTGCTAATTTGA
- the hemH gene encoding ferrochelatase: MFDSTSKASACPAHAPSDHPAVPKAKTGVLLANLGTPDHYTYWPMRRYLNEFLSDRRVIDYSPWLWQPLLQLIILSKRPFTSGEAYKAIWNEDKGESPLMTITRDQTDRLSQVLHDKYGDDVMIDFCMRYGNPSTKSKVRKLVDAGCTRIVFFPLYPHYAGATSATANDQFFRALMEETWQPAARVVEAYFEHPLYIEALAQSVEAAYEDAEKRPEILVVSYHGMPQRYLKQGDPYHCQCQKTTRLLRERLGWDETEITTTFQSVFGPEEWLRPYTVEHVAELAEQGKKNIAVIAPAFSSDCIETLEEINEEIKESFEEAGGEEFLYIPCLNDNDAHIAALADIIDQNLGGWT, translated from the coding sequence ATGTTCGACTCGACCAGCAAGGCGTCCGCTTGCCCCGCGCACGCGCCCAGCGACCACCCTGCCGTACCCAAGGCGAAAACGGGTGTGCTCTTGGCGAATCTCGGCACACCAGATCACTATACCTATTGGCCCATGCGTCGTTATTTGAACGAATTTTTGTCGGACAGGCGCGTGATTGATTACTCGCCTTGGCTCTGGCAACCGCTTCTGCAGCTTATCATCCTCAGCAAACGCCCTTTCACAAGCGGCGAGGCCTACAAGGCAATATGGAACGAAGACAAGGGCGAAAGCCCTTTGATGACGATCACGCGTGATCAAACTGACAGACTGTCTCAAGTCTTGCATGACAAGTACGGCGATGACGTCATGATCGATTTCTGCATGCGCTATGGAAATCCGTCGACCAAATCGAAGGTTCGTAAGCTGGTTGATGCAGGCTGCACCCGCATCGTTTTCTTCCCGCTCTATCCACACTATGCGGGCGCGACCTCTGCAACCGCCAACGATCAATTCTTCCGTGCTTTGATGGAGGAAACCTGGCAACCCGCCGCCCGCGTGGTGGAGGCGTATTTTGAGCATCCGCTTTACATCGAAGCGTTGGCGCAATCCGTAGAGGCTGCCTATGAAGATGCTGAAAAACGGCCCGAAATCTTGGTTGTATCGTACCACGGCATGCCACAACGATACCTCAAGCAGGGCGATCCCTATCACTGCCAGTGCCAAAAAACGACGCGCCTATTGCGAGAGCGTCTTGGCTGGGACGAGACAGAGATAACCACGACATTTCAATCCGTTTTTGGACCAGAGGAGTGGTTGCGCCCCTATACGGTGGAACACGTGGCCGAGCTGGCAGAGCAAGGTAAGAAAAACATTGCCGTCATCGCACCTGCCTTTTCATCTGACTGCATCGAGACGCTTGAAGAAATCAACGAAGAGATCAAAGAAAGCTTTGAAGAGGCTGGCGGTGAGGAGTTTTTGTACATTCCATGCCTGAACGACAATGATGCCCATATCGCTGCACTGGCTGATATCATTGATCAAAACTTGGGCGGTTGGACCTGA
- a CDS encoding SAM-dependent methyltransferase codes for MTRILTDQIALERNRARASKNMATFLHEAAADEIKDRLQLVKKAFTEPAIVNSYPKIWANVLNQSLQVPPSDTLGLKEDAHNLVIHAMSLHWANDPVGQLIQARRALEPDGLFLAVFFGGRTLHELRSSLAQAEAEITGGLAPRVVPMGDIRDLGALLQRGGFALPVADIVPLTVSYATPFDLMRDLRAMGEANAMNERLRHFSRRDVFLRAYEIYSDTFSDEHRRVQATFELIVLTGWAPGPGQPQALRPRSARSRLADALGTNEFPLKD; via the coding sequence ATGACGCGAATTCTGACGGATCAAATTGCCCTTGAGCGCAACCGCGCGCGGGCCAGTAAGAACATGGCAACGTTTCTTCACGAAGCGGCCGCCGATGAGATCAAAGATCGTCTGCAACTCGTAAAAAAAGCCTTTACAGAGCCTGCAATCGTCAACAGCTACCCGAAAATTTGGGCGAATGTGTTGAACCAGAGCTTGCAGGTTCCTCCGTCAGATACGCTGGGCTTGAAAGAAGACGCTCATAACTTAGTCATCCACGCCATGTCACTACACTGGGCCAACGACCCAGTGGGACAATTGATACAAGCCCGGCGCGCCCTTGAGCCTGACGGGCTTTTTCTAGCTGTTTTTTTCGGCGGCAGGACACTTCACGAGTTACGCAGCTCATTGGCGCAAGCGGAGGCTGAGATCACTGGTGGTTTAGCACCGCGTGTCGTTCCTATGGGTGATATTCGTGATCTCGGGGCGCTGTTGCAACGGGGAGGATTTGCACTGCCTGTCGCAGATATCGTGCCCCTAACCGTAAGCTATGCAACCCCCTTTGACTTGATGCGCGATCTACGGGCCATGGGCGAAGCGAACGCAATGAACGAGCGATTGCGGCATTTCAGTCGCCGCGACGTGTTTTTGAGGGCTTACGAGATCTATTCAGACACGTTTTCCGACGAACATAGGCGTGTGCAAGCAACGTTTGAATTGATAGTGCTTACTGGCTGGGCTCCCGGACCAGGACAACCGCAAGCCCTTCGACCTCGGTCCGCGAGATCTCGTCTCGCCGACGCTCTGGGCACAAATGAATTTCCGCTCAAAGATTGA
- a CDS encoding CAP domain-containing protein, whose product MMRIASLLLSALIILAACTPPPPQNQVGVDGKPLPKVYRIRSGETSKIQFRMLDSVNSLRSAAGQSSVQLNSKLNAAAATHSRDMSVQNRPWHFGSDGSSPIDRVKRVGYEGGLVGETISETYETELETLAAWMEDPSTRQVILSPDARNMGFSWLQENNGKIWWTLVMGN is encoded by the coding sequence ATGATGCGCATAGCAAGTCTGCTTCTTTCGGCTCTAATTATCCTTGCCGCTTGTACGCCACCACCGCCACAAAATCAGGTGGGCGTAGATGGCAAACCACTGCCCAAGGTGTATCGCATCCGCTCTGGAGAAACCTCGAAAATCCAGTTCCGCATGCTGGACTCTGTGAACTCACTGCGCAGTGCTGCAGGGCAATCAAGTGTTCAATTGAACTCAAAGCTGAACGCAGCAGCGGCCACACATTCCAGAGATATGTCGGTTCAAAACCGCCCCTGGCACTTCGGATCTGACGGGTCCTCGCCCATTGATCGTGTCAAGCGCGTTGGATACGAAGGCGGGCTTGTCGGCGAAACGATCTCAGAGACGTATGAGACCGAACTTGAAACGCTCGCTGCCTGGATGGAAGACCCATCCACGCGTCAAGTTATTCTTTCGCCCGACGCCCGCAACATGGGTTTTTCCTGGCTTCAGGAAAACAACGGCAAGATTTGGTGGACGCTGGTCATGGGCAACTAA
- a CDS encoding ABC transporter ATP-binding protein, translated as MFKFFETLVDPYCHYEENDRPPRRLWPFMKAYMRPFHKVFWMAAIMSVIVAAVEIWLIYYMGRIVDLLSTDPATMWETYGLEVILVALFILFLRPFLQAIDVLILNNAILPNFGTLIRWRAHKHVLRQSVGWFENDFAGRIANRIMQTPPAAGEAVFQVFDAIAFSLAYIIGAAFLLSDADPRLMLPLLVWIGLYALLVRWTMQRVGPASKAASDARSQVTGRVVDAYTNIHSVKLFAHDDRELNYAREAIEHTRSTFQTEMRIYTIMDVVLVFLNGLLIVGVVGWAIWLWMQGQASVGAVAAATALTLRLNAMTGWIMWALTSFFRQLGVVAEGMETIAQPIDLVDAPDAKPLDMSRGRIEVRELSHHFGRESGGLDRVSLEISPGEKIGLVGRSGAGKSTLIKLLLRFYDAETGSILIDGQEISAVTQNSLRDQIGMVQQDSSLLHRSVRDNILYGRPDATEEQVVQAAKKAEAHEFILDLQDPQGRTGYDAHVGERGVKLSGGQRQRITLARVILKDAPILLLDEATSALDSEVEAAIQETLYGMMEGKSVIAIAHRLSTIAQMDRIIVLDHGQIVEQGTHAQLLSQGGLYARFWERQSGGFINADEAAE; from the coding sequence ATGTTTAAGTTTTTTGAGACTCTGGTCGATCCGTATTGCCATTACGAAGAAAATGACCGCCCGCCACGCCGCCTTTGGCCGTTTATGAAGGCGTATATGCGCCCTTTTCACAAAGTATTCTGGATGGCGGCGATCATGTCTGTGATCGTTGCGGCGGTAGAGATTTGGTTGATTTACTACATGGGACGTATCGTGGATCTTCTGTCTACTGATCCGGCCACGATGTGGGAAACTTATGGGCTAGAGGTTATCCTGGTCGCCCTGTTTATCTTGTTTCTGCGTCCGTTTCTTCAGGCGATTGATGTTCTTATTTTGAACAATGCAATTTTGCCAAATTTCGGAACTCTTATTCGATGGCGTGCGCACAAGCATGTGCTGCGCCAATCTGTCGGGTGGTTCGAGAATGATTTTGCGGGACGTATCGCGAACAGGATCATGCAGACACCTCCGGCTGCGGGTGAAGCCGTATTTCAGGTGTTTGATGCTATAGCCTTTTCCTTGGCTTATATCATTGGTGCGGCCTTTTTGCTGTCGGATGCGGATCCGCGCCTTATGTTGCCACTGCTTGTTTGGATTGGGCTTTATGCGCTACTTGTGCGCTGGACGATGCAGCGTGTGGGACCCGCATCGAAGGCGGCATCTGATGCACGAAGCCAAGTGACGGGCCGTGTCGTTGATGCCTACACGAACATACATTCGGTCAAGCTTTTTGCGCATGATGATCGAGAGCTGAACTATGCGCGGGAGGCCATTGAACACACACGCAGCACATTTCAGACCGAGATGCGGATTTACACGATCATGGATGTGGTTCTCGTCTTTTTGAATGGTCTGTTGATCGTTGGTGTCGTCGGTTGGGCAATCTGGCTTTGGATGCAAGGACAGGCCAGTGTCGGCGCTGTGGCGGCCGCTACAGCTTTGACATTGAGATTGAACGCCATGACGGGTTGGATCATGTGGGCGCTGACATCGTTTTTTCGTCAACTTGGTGTGGTTGCCGAGGGAATGGAGACGATCGCACAGCCGATTGATCTGGTAGACGCACCTGATGCGAAGCCCTTGGATATGTCGCGGGGTCGGATCGAAGTTCGGGAACTGTCGCACCATTTTGGCCGCGAGAGCGGTGGCCTTGATCGCGTGTCGCTAGAGATTAGCCCTGGTGAGAAGATCGGTCTGGTCGGGCGCTCAGGCGCTGGTAAATCGACCCTAATAAAGCTGCTTTTGCGGTTTTACGATGCTGAAACAGGAAGCATTCTGATTGATGGTCAAGAGATATCCGCAGTGACTCAAAATAGCTTGCGTGATCAGATCGGTATGGTGCAGCAGGATAGTTCTCTGCTTCACCGCTCGGTCCGCGACAATATTTTGTATGGCCGCCCAGATGCGACTGAGGAACAGGTTGTTCAGGCCGCGAAAAAAGCGGAGGCACATGAGTTTATTCTCGATCTTCAGGACCCTCAGGGCCGCACAGGCTATGACGCGCATGTTGGGGAGCGTGGAGTGAAGCTATCGGGCGGACAACGGCAAAGGATCACTCTTGCGCGTGTCATTTTGAAGGATGCGCCGATCTTGCTTTTGGATGAAGCGACCAGTGCGCTCGATAGCGAGGTCGAGGCCGCGATTCAGGAAACTCTTTATGGCATGATGGAGGGCAAATCCGTGATTGCCATTGCACACCGGTTGTCCACGATTGCTCAGATGGATCGCATAATTGTGTTAGACCATGGGCAGATTGTTGAGCAAGGAACGCATGCCCAGCTTTTGTCGCAAGGTGGGCTCTACGCGCGTTTCTGGGAACGTCAGTCTGGTGGATTCATTAATGCGGACGAGGCTGCGGAGTAG
- a CDS encoding carbon-nitrogen hydrolase family protein, whose protein sequence is MKTALLQLCCSDDPRDNLVQTQGLISKAASDGAQFVLTPEVTNCVSTSRAHQQSVLATEDEDMTLVALRQQASELKIWLLIGSIALKTNEKDGRFANRSFLISPDGRICAKYDKIHMFDVKVSETETYCESAGYRPGDCAVTCDTPFGRVGMTVCYDLRFPTLYRQLAHAGADFLTIPSAFSPVTGRAHWEILLRARAIETGCYVLAPAQKGEHKSTVGQSRKTYGHSMVVGPWGDVLADAGTDVGVVQVEIDKTAVSKARKRIPSLTCETRFSGPK, encoded by the coding sequence ATGAAGACTGCGCTGCTTCAGCTTTGCTGCAGTGACGATCCGCGAGACAACCTTGTTCAAACGCAAGGATTGATATCCAAAGCTGCTTCTGACGGAGCCCAGTTTGTGTTGACCCCGGAGGTCACAAACTGTGTTTCGACAAGTCGCGCACATCAGCAATCTGTTCTGGCCACAGAGGACGAAGACATGACTTTGGTGGCATTGCGCCAGCAGGCCTCAGAGTTGAAGATTTGGCTTCTGATTGGGTCGATTGCGCTGAAGACCAACGAAAAAGATGGACGATTTGCCAACCGATCCTTTCTGATTTCTCCTGATGGGCGCATTTGCGCAAAATATGATAAAATCCATATGTTCGATGTGAAGGTTTCGGAAACCGAAACATATTGCGAGTCCGCAGGCTACCGCCCGGGCGATTGTGCAGTGACCTGCGATACACCGTTCGGACGTGTCGGCATGACGGTATGCTATGATTTGCGGTTTCCAACGCTCTACCGCCAACTTGCTCATGCTGGGGCCGATTTCCTGACAATTCCGTCCGCCTTTTCGCCCGTAACAGGTAGAGCGCATTGGGAAATTCTTTTGCGTGCAAGGGCCATTGAAACAGGGTGCTACGTACTCGCGCCTGCTCAGAAGGGCGAACACAAATCAACCGTTGGTCAGTCGCGCAAAACATATGGGCATTCCATGGTCGTGGGGCCATGGGGCGACGTATTGGCAGATGCCGGAACAGACGTTGGTGTGGTACAGGTTGAAATTGACAAAACAGCGGTGTCTAAAGCACGAAAGCGTATCCCATCGTTGACCTGTGAAACCCGATTTTCTGGACCCAAATGA
- a CDS encoding MarR family winged helix-turn-helix transcriptional regulator: MNENPAQSLAVTFFSEILTAEQLIRSRLSRVLPKGMEISHFSVLNHLARSGEERTPAQLAKSFHVTRGAMTNTLNKLEWAGYIHIRPDWDDARRKQVAISPAGQRACEAALSAIMPIITQVLEDLGEDKFRATLPVLRDLRIKLESEN, encoded by the coding sequence ATGAACGAAAATCCAGCGCAGTCTTTGGCTGTAACTTTCTTCAGCGAGATCCTGACGGCTGAACAGTTGATTCGAAGCCGTCTCAGCCGTGTTTTGCCCAAAGGTATGGAAATCTCGCATTTCTCGGTTCTGAACCATTTGGCGAGATCCGGAGAAGAGCGCACACCGGCCCAATTGGCCAAGAGCTTTCATGTCACCCGTGGGGCTATGACCAATACGCTCAACAAACTTGAATGGGCTGGATATATCCACATACGTCCCGATTGGGATGATGCGCGGCGCAAACAGGTTGCCATTAGCCCGGCCGGGCAGCGCGCCTGTGAAGCAGCACTGTCCGCGATCATGCCAATAATCACTCAAGTTTTGGAAGATCTTGGGGAGGACAAGTTTCGAGCGACTCTCCCAGTGCTCAGAGATCTGCGGATCAAACTAGAGTCTGAAAATTAG
- the pip gene encoding prolyl aminopeptidase yields MDKFSGQKSAAQFLYPAIEPFGRRMLDVGDGHSVYVEQSGSENGLPVIVLHGGPGGGCSPAMRRYFDPRKYRIILFDQRGCGRSKPHASVENNTTWHLVADIEKIRNAFEIEDWAVFGGSWGATLALVYAQSHAQRVRHLILRGVFTMTKAELEWFYGGGAGKFWPETWEKFQGLIPESERSDMISAYNRRLFSGERAEEIRYSKAWSAWENALATVHSSGQSGDSPADYARAFARLENHYFMNAGFLGQDGYIYENMGKIAHIPGVIVQGRYDMICPPDAAYRLSKLWPKVDLRLIPVAGHALSEPGISAELVKIMDRLAARV; encoded by the coding sequence ATGGATAAATTCTCTGGCCAAAAGAGCGCAGCGCAATTTCTGTATCCGGCGATTGAGCCTTTCGGTCGGCGCATGTTGGATGTGGGGGATGGGCATTCCGTCTATGTTGAGCAATCTGGCAGTGAAAATGGATTGCCTGTCATCGTGCTTCATGGTGGCCCTGGCGGCGGATGCAGCCCGGCGATGCGGCGTTATTTTGATCCACGCAAGTATCGAATTATCCTTTTTGATCAAAGGGGTTGTGGGCGATCGAAGCCACATGCAAGCGTCGAAAACAACACCACCTGGCATCTCGTGGCGGATATCGAAAAGATCCGCAATGCGTTTGAGATAGAAGACTGGGCAGTCTTTGGCGGCAGCTGGGGCGCGACCCTGGCGTTGGTCTATGCTCAGAGCCATGCGCAACGTGTTCGACATCTGATTCTGCGCGGTGTCTTTACAATGACAAAGGCCGAGCTTGAATGGTTCTACGGTGGCGGTGCCGGGAAGTTTTGGCCGGAAACTTGGGAGAAGTTTCAAGGGCTTATACCAGAATCTGAGCGGAGTGATATGATCTCTGCGTATAATCGCCGGTTGTTTTCAGGCGAGCGGGCGGAGGAAATTCGTTATTCCAAGGCTTGGAGTGCTTGGGAAAATGCATTGGCGACGGTGCACTCCAGCGGTCAAAGTGGTGACAGCCCGGCGGACTACGCGCGGGCGTTTGCGCGATTGGAGAACCACTATTTCATGAATGCCGGTTTCCTCGGGCAGGACGGGTATATCTATGAAAATATGGGGAAAATTGCCCATATTCCGGGTGTAATCGTGCAGGGGCGGTATGACATGATCTGCCCGCCTGACGCGGCGTATCGACTGTCCAAGCTCTGGCCAAAAGTCGATCTCAGGCTTATTCCCGTAGCGGGGCATGCTCTGTCAGAGCCGGGCATCAGCGCCGAACTTGTCAAAATCATGGACCGTCTCGCGGCACGCGTTTGA
- a CDS encoding class I SAM-dependent RNA methyltransferase — MAGFHKQASDVIVEIPKCQLMTPDLMMGLPVAEDLARLAASRKGELSVAVTLSEAGLDIAVSGGKVLGGALRNALSDLAAGHDIARLSYEGETIVTLRKPSQLFDDITVYPPPDAFLQATKDAETMLQNEVQAIVGKASSIVDLFAGCGTFTLPLAKQSRVHAVEGDGEMLGCLDHAWRNSEGLKAVSIETRDLFRNPLMPEELSRFEAVVVDPPRAGAQAQTLQLAESQTPIIAYVSCNPTSFARDAKCLVEAGYLLDWVLPIDQFRWSAHVELVAVFRL; from the coding sequence ATGGCTGGTTTTCACAAGCAGGCCTCTGATGTCATCGTCGAAATTCCCAAGTGCCAGCTCATGACACCTGATTTGATGATGGGTTTGCCTGTCGCAGAAGACCTGGCACGGCTGGCGGCAAGCCGGAAGGGCGAACTGTCTGTCGCCGTAACGCTGTCTGAGGCAGGTCTGGATATAGCTGTGAGTGGTGGCAAGGTGTTGGGCGGAGCTCTTCGAAATGCTCTGTCTGATCTTGCTGCCGGTCATGATATTGCGCGCTTAAGCTACGAAGGCGAAACCATTGTTACCTTGCGCAAGCCATCGCAGCTCTTTGACGACATAACCGTCTACCCGCCACCTGACGCATTCCTGCAGGCAACGAAAGATGCCGAAACAATGCTTCAAAACGAAGTGCAAGCTATTGTTGGCAAGGCTTCGAGCATCGTGGATTTGTTTGCCGGTTGTGGAACATTCACTTTGCCGCTTGCCAAACAAAGCCGCGTGCATGCGGTTGAAGGGGATGGCGAGATGTTGGGTTGCCTTGATCACGCTTGGCGGAACTCCGAAGGCCTGAAGGCAGTGTCAATCGAGACGCGCGATCTGTTCCGCAATCCCTTGATGCCGGAAGAACTCTCCCGATTTGAGGCCGTTGTGGTTGATCCTCCGCGAGCTGGTGCGCAGGCACAAACCCTGCAATTGGCAGAGTCGCAAACACCGATCATTGCTTATGTGTCTTGCAACCCAACGAGTTTTGCGCGTGACGCCAAGTGTCTTGTGGAGGCGGGCTACCTATTGGATTGGGTCTTGCCAATAGACCAATTCCGCTGGTCTGCGCATGTTGAACTGGTTGCCGTTTTCAGATTGTGA
- a CDS encoding L,D-transpeptidase family protein, with protein sequence MRFAKGLLVVLLLVTAAGCSKFKTYDGPEVTQIIVNKNDRRMFLMHHDKVLKYYDVELGFTAEGHKQFEGDGKTPEGDYIIDRRNPNSSFYLSLGVSYPNEEDRAFAKAAGKSPGGDIFIHGRPNGKVRNPGADWTAGCISVSNRQMRNIYAMVKTGTPIRITP encoded by the coding sequence ATGCGATTTGCAAAAGGTCTATTAGTAGTTTTGCTGCTCGTCACAGCAGCTGGATGTTCAAAATTCAAGACATATGACGGCCCAGAGGTCACCCAGATCATCGTCAATAAAAATGATCGGCGGATGTTCTTGATGCATCATGACAAGGTCTTGAAATACTATGACGTGGAGTTGGGCTTTACGGCTGAAGGGCACAAACAATTCGAAGGTGACGGCAAGACGCCCGAGGGCGACTACATAATTGACCGGCGTAATCCAAATAGTTCGTTCTATCTTTCACTGGGCGTTTCTTATCCAAATGAAGAGGACCGGGCATTTGCAAAAGCCGCTGGCAAAAGCCCTGGCGGAGATATCTTCATTCACGGGCGCCCGAATGGCAAAGTAAGAAACCCAGGTGCGGATTGGACCGCCGGATGTATTTCTGTGTCCAACCGACAAATGCGGAACATTTACGCGATGGTAAAAACCGGCACGCCGATTAGAATTACACCTTGA
- the ubiG gene encoding bifunctional 2-polyprenyl-6-hydroxyphenol methylase/3-demethylubiquinol 3-O-methyltransferase UbiG has protein sequence MQAAQTTIDDAEIAKFEAMAAEWWDPNGKFKPLHMLNPCRLDYITSQIAAEFDRDLTSKSAFEGLRILDIGCGGGLLSEPMARLGATVVGADAALRNIPVAQIHAEQSGLQIDYRHTTAEAMAADGEQFDVVLNMEVVEHVADPLAYLTACQRLLRPGGLHICSTINRNAKSYAMAIVGAEYVMRWLPKGTHEWNKFITPDELYQLMSEAGLKPVDKKGFVFNPISWSWSLSNRDLSVNYVTASLKPK, from the coding sequence ATGCAAGCCGCTCAAACAACGATTGATGATGCAGAGATCGCAAAATTCGAAGCAATGGCTGCTGAATGGTGGGACCCAAACGGCAAGTTCAAGCCGCTGCATATGCTCAATCCATGTCGGCTTGATTACATCACCAGCCAGATCGCTGCAGAATTTGATCGTGATTTGACGTCAAAGTCCGCATTTGAAGGTCTGCGTATTCTCGATATTGGCTGTGGCGGCGGATTGCTCTCGGAGCCCATGGCACGTCTTGGGGCAACGGTTGTCGGCGCTGATGCCGCCCTCCGCAACATACCAGTGGCACAGATTCACGCAGAACAATCAGGGCTGCAGATTGATTACCGGCACACAACGGCAGAAGCTATGGCAGCAGATGGCGAACAGTTCGATGTTGTCCTGAATATGGAAGTCGTCGAACACGTGGCCGATCCACTGGCCTATCTGACGGCCTGTCAAAGGCTTTTGCGCCCCGGCGGGCTTCACATCTGTTCGACGATCAATCGCAACGCCAAGAGCTACGCCATGGCGATTGTTGGAGCCGAGTATGTGATGCGCTGGTTGCCCAAGGGCACACACGAATGGAACAAATTCATCACGCCAGATGAGCTTTATCAGCTCATGTCCGAGGCCGGCCTCAAACCTGTCGACAAAAAGGGATTTGTGTTCAACCCGATTAGCTGGTCATGGTCTTTGTCGAACAGAGACCTAAGCGTGAACTACGTCACAGCCAGTTTGAAGCCGAAATAG